In a genomic window of Gossypium arboreum isolate Shixiya-1 chromosome 7, ASM2569848v2, whole genome shotgun sequence:
- the LOC108457710 gene encoding indole-3-glycerol phosphate synthase, chloroplastic-like has translation MEGLVSMKTAPGISFHSIPSPNQRPNFFLRRSSMDLQHRRFHFPSIRAQQSGTIFPGKEDEEDSLKLREWEVGMLQNEVAASQGIRIRRRPPSGPPLHYVGPFEFRLQNEGNTPRNMLEEIVWHKDVEVSQMKEKKPLLSLKKVIENAPPTRDFVGSLKAAHLRTGLPGLIAEVKKASPSRGILRENFDPAEIARAYEKGGAACLSVLTDEKYFKGSFENLEAIRNAGVKCPLLCKEFVIDAWQIYYARIKGADAILLIAAVLPDLDIRYMIKICKMLGLAALVEVHDEREMDRVLGIEGIELIGINNRNLETFEVDISNTKKLLEGERGQMIRKKDIIVVGESGLFTPDDVAYVQEAGVKAVLVGESIVKQSDPGKGISGLFGKDISL, from the exons ATGGAGGGATTAGTTTCAATGAAAACAGCTCCTGGAATTTCCTTCCACTCTATTCCTTCCCCTAATCAGCGACCTAATTTCTTCCTCAGACGCTCCTCAATGGACCTTCAGCATCGGCGATTCCATTTTCCCTCCATTCGAGCTCAACAG TCGGGGACGATATTTCCGGGAAAAGAAGATGAGGAAGATTCTTTGAAGCTAAGGGAATGGGAAGTTGGAATGTTGCAAAACGAAGTCGCAGCGAGTCAAGGGATTAGAATACGGCGGCGTCCACCGTCGGGTCCGCCTTTGCATTACGTGGGTCCCTTCGAATTCCGTTTACAGAATGAGGGAAACACTCCTCGTAACATGCTTGAAGAAATAGTTTGGCACAAAGATGTGGAAGTTTCCcaa ATGAAAGAGAAGAAGCCTTTGCTTTCATTGAAGAAGGTTATCGAGAATGCACCTCCAACTAGAGATTTCGTCGGGTCTCTTAAAGCTGCCCATTTGCGGACTGGATTGCCTGGTTTAATTGCTGAAGTTAAGAAGGCTTCGCCTAGCAGAGGAATTCTCAGAGAGAATTTTGACCCA GCTGAGATTGCTAGAGCATATGAGAAGGGTGGAGCCGCTTGTCTGAGTGTTTTGACTGATGAAAAGTATTTTAAG GGaagctttgaaaatttggaggcaatACGTAATGCTGGAGTAAAG TGTCCTCTATTGTGCAAAGAATTTGTAATAGATGCATGGCAGATATATTATGCTCGAATTAAAGGAGCAGATGCTATACTTCTAATTGCTGCTGTTTTGCCCGATCTTGACATCAGATACATGATTAAAATCTGCAAGATGCTTGGTTTGGCGGCTCTTGTAGAG GTGCATGATGAGAGGGAAATGGACCGTGTTCTTGGTATAGAGGGGATTGAACTTATTGGTATCAATAATCGTAACCTTG AAACATTTGAGGTAGATATCAGTAACACAAAGAAGCTTCTTGAAGGAGAGCGTGGCCAGATGATTCGCAAGAAAGATATAATT GTTGTAGGAGAATCAGGGCTTTTTACTCCTGATGATGTTGCTTATGTCCAAGAAGCGGGTGTTAAAGCA GTTTTGGTTGGGGAGTCGATAGTGAAGCAAAGCGACCCTGGAAAAGGAATAAGTGGACTTTTTGGTAAAGACATTTCGTTATGA